In Ectothiorhodospiraceae bacterium 2226, a single window of DNA contains:
- a CDS encoding efflux RND transporter periplasmic adaptor subunit produces the protein MNAATSALLILLVALVLPAQAAEPPFETVRTEYQTVPRERVFDAVVEAIHRSTVSAQASGRVIEVLFDVDDFVEQGSVILRLRDREQRSALEAAQASLGEAQAREREAAAEHTRVASLFDRGLVARAALDAAEADFRAAERRLEAAQARVDQAREQLEHTVVRAPFSGIVVERHIEPGETATPGQPLLTGVSLDQLRVSAHVAQDVIGTIRARQEARVMLAGAEGPLEVPGERLTISPYADPASHTFRIRVDLPKEVPGVYPGMFGKVAFVVGEERRLVVPREAVVQRGEVTGVYVLREDGSVALRHIRLGRALPEERVEVLAGLSEGEQVATDPIRAGAYLVERRAER, from the coding sequence ATGAACGCCGCCACTTCCGCGCTGCTGATTCTTCTTGTGGCATTGGTTCTGCCAGCCCAGGCCGCCGAGCCGCCGTTCGAGACAGTCCGCACCGAGTATCAAACGGTGCCGCGCGAGCGCGTCTTCGACGCCGTGGTGGAGGCGATCCATCGGTCCACCGTCTCTGCGCAGGCGTCGGGTCGGGTGATCGAGGTGCTGTTCGACGTGGACGACTTCGTCGAGCAGGGCAGCGTGATCCTGCGCCTGCGCGACCGCGAACAGCGGTCCGCGCTGGAGGCCGCACAGGCCTCGCTCGGGGAGGCCCAGGCGCGCGAGCGCGAGGCGGCCGCCGAGCATACGCGCGTGGCCAGCCTGTTCGATCGGGGGCTGGTGGCGCGCGCCGCGTTGGATGCCGCGGAGGCGGACTTTCGCGCCGCCGAGCGCCGCCTGGAGGCCGCCCAAGCGCGCGTCGATCAGGCGCGCGAGCAGTTAGAGCACACCGTGGTGCGGGCACCGTTTTCCGGCATCGTGGTGGAACGACATATCGAACCGGGCGAGACCGCCACGCCGGGTCAGCCGCTACTGACCGGCGTGTCGCTGGACCAGTTGCGGGTCAGCGCCCACGTGGCGCAGGACGTCATCGGCACGATCCGCGCGCGCCAAGAGGCGCGCGTGATGCTGGCCGGCGCGGAGGGCCCGCTCGAGGTGCCCGGCGAGCGCCTCACCATCAGCCCGTACGCCGATCCGGCCAGCCATACCTTCCGCATACGCGTAGATCTGCCCAAGGAGGTTCCGGGCGTCTATCCCGGCATGTTCGGCAAGGTGGCCTTCGTGGTGGGCGAAGAGCGGCGTCTGGTGGTGCCGCGCGAGGCGGTGGTGCAGCGCGGCGAGGTGACCGGCGTGTATGTGCTGCGCGAGGACGGCAGCGTCGCGCTGCGCCATATTCGCCTGGGGCGTGCCCTCCCCGAGGAGAGGGTCGAGGTTCTCGCCGGCTTGAGCGAGGGCGAGCAGGTGGCCACCGATCCGATTCGGGCGGGCGCCTATCTGGTCGAGCGGCGGGCGGAGCGCTAG